A window of Candidatus Eremiobacteraceae bacterium genomic DNA:
GCGATCGCTCCGGCGATCAGCGCCGCTTGATTGAAACCACGCTCGCGCATTCTCGAGGCGTGGAGCGGCACGGCAGTGACGATGTCCGCCGGCGCGCTCAGCGTGGCTGCAAGTTGGGCGCCGAGATGAAGCGCGGCGGCGCGGCGGCCGCCGAACTTGATGGTTCGGACTGCGCGCGCGAGACGACCGGCGTACGGGCCGAGTGCGATGACAGTGGGCGCTCCGTCACGCGGCGCCCGAGTCACCGGTGCGAGATCGGCGAACGCATTCGCGCACGATGCGCAAATGGCGGCGCCGTGCGCTTCACACGCGGCACAGCGCGCCGGAGCGACGAAGTCGAATAACCAGCCGAACATTGGGGATTATTCACGAAGCTAATG
This region includes:
- a CDS encoding phosphoribosyltransferase family protein, whose protein sequence is MFGWLFDFVAPARCAACEAHGAAICASCANAFADLAPVTRAPRDGAPTVIALGPYAGRLARAVRTIKFGGRRAAALHLGAQLAATLSAPADIVTAVPLHASRMRERGFNQAALIAGAIAKSLALPLLSDALRRTVNTRAQSTLALDQRRSNMLRAFAPGPQAERLWDQRVLLVDDVVTTGATLAACAAAIRGCRPRDIIGCALALRI